The Triticum aestivum cultivar Chinese Spring chromosome 6D, IWGSC CS RefSeq v2.1, whole genome shotgun sequence genomic sequence AGGAAACTTGCTTGAATCAATGTTTTAAATATCCGGCTATAGCTCCGTTATAGCCCGCTATATAGCCTTTTCAACAGGGTGCCGCTAAATAGTCCCATgtacaaatagcccgctatagctccgctatagctgaTTTTGAGGTCCGCCGCTATTTGgcaatagcccgctatttaaaacattggctCGAATGCAATGCATCACTCAGGTGCTATTCTCATTTTTCATCGCTTACTGGAGTTCACTTTCTTAAGATTCAAACATTCGATAACACGTTATTTAAAACATTGGCTCGAATGCAATGCATCACTCAGGTGCTATTCTCATTTTTCATCGCTTACTGGAGTTCACTTTCTTAAGATTCAAACATTCGATAACACATTATTTAAAACATTGGCTCGAATGCAATGCATCACTCAGGTGCTATTCTCATTTTTCATCGCTTACTGGAGTTCACTTTCTTAAGATTCAAACATTCGATAACACGTTATTTAAAACATTGGCTCGAATGCAATGCATCACTCAGGTGCTATTCTCATTTTTCATCGCTTACTGGAGTTCACTTTCTTAAGATTCAAACATTCGATAACACGTTATTATAATAACTTAGCGGTCAGGTAATTGGTGCTAGAAGCTTAACTGAACGAGCACTTCCGGCACTCGTGTACTGTTTGTGTAACTGGTGGTGGTATACCATCTCGTGCTTATTAACATGAGATCCCTGAGTCCACCATCTCGTGCTTATCAGGGGCAATGGCAACCAACCAGAATACTGATTTCAAACTTTGACACGGTATCATTTAAGCTACTAAGCTGGCTAAAACCGGCAGGTCATTTCACATGTTTGAGATAGGACACATCCTCTCTTTACACTCCTGACTCTGTCCAATGTTTCAGGATACTCTACGCAAGCAATGGCCGATCCACTCTGCAGTTTCGGCAGTGGCAGAACCAGGAATAGCATGAAACACAAAATGTTCTGGTGCGTTATTTAGGCATTGTGGGTGATGCATGCAACCAATAATATCGCAGGCACGATGTGGAAGCCTGCAGCCTTTTCTAAACCTGTAAAATATGAAGGCAAGACACCAAGTAACTCGTAGTAATATCAGTATGTTTGCAGTTCAGAGCCGCTAATATGCATCTTCAGTTCAGAGGAAAAAGGATCTAACATGGATCTAAGACGGCGCACATTCTGAAACACCACTAGTATTTTCCACCGATGAACTCGTCCTAACAGGGATCTATCTGACACGACGCATGGATATGGATTGCGGCAGCAGGCTAGGCCCTCTCGCCACGGATGCGGCGGGCGAGCtggatgtccttgggcatgatgGTGACGCGCTTGGCGTGGATGGCGCAGAGGTTGGTGTCCTCGAAGAGGCCCACGAGGTAGGCCTCGGCGGCCTCCTGAAGCGCGGAGACGGCGGAGCTCTGGAAGCGGAGATCGGTCTTGAAGTCCTGCGCGATCTCCCTCACCAGCCGCTGGAAGGGCAGCTTGCGGATGAGCAGCTCGGTGCTCTTCTGGTACTTGCGGATCTCCCGGAGAGCGACGGTGCCGGGGCGGAAGCGGTGGGGCTTCTTCACGCCGCCGGTGGCCGGGGCGGACTTGCGGGCGGCCTTGGTCGCCAGCTGCTTCCTCGGCGCCTTGCCGCCGGTGGACTTCCTCGCCGTCTGCTTGGTGCGGGCCATGTCGTCGATGCGCCGGCGCCGGGAGGTTGAGGAGGCTCTGGTGCTTGGGGGCTGGGAGGAttggagcgaggaagaagaaggggagggggcggccttaAATAGGAGGGAGCACCGAGCGAGCGGGTGGGTTTTGGTTTTTCGGGAGGGATGGCGGGCGTGGAGCGTTGGATGTGTGGTGCGTGGACGGCTGGGATCTGGGTTTGAGGGGTGATCCGTGGGAAGGGGGGTCGCGTGCTCTGACTGGCTGGAGAGGCGTCAGCCGGATGGTGGATGGAGGCGTGTGTGTTCCTGCTGGCGCCACTAGCGCGCGCCCGACATGGACTCAAACGTCCTTGGATGAAGGCGGATGCGACCCAAGAAAACCAAACGTGCTAGATTTTGCATGCTGAATGTGAGTAAGATGCGACACAAGGAACCAAACACGCTCTTAGTATTTTACCGGGGCAATCTTGAGCTAAAACCAAAGCGCATGCCCAACCAGGTGAACTGGTTTCTGTGCAACGGCACCATACCATCGATCATCACTTGTCTCATGCCCCCCTGAAACAATCCCTTGAAACAGCATGCATGCATACCGCGTGCATTTTCTCTCTAGAAGCCTATTTACCCGTACACATATGTTTTTTTAAAACGAAGGCAAAatatttgcctcatcgattaattaagaagaagagaattgcccagttaatttttAGAAAACCAGACGAAAACCGTTACAAGCAACTCAAAGGCGTACTACTCACACAACAACATGTCCGTACAAACATTAGACCGATTTTTTTGTAACATTAATTGGACCAAAAAATAACTTTTAACAAGGAGTAACAAACTAATATAATTTCATTATTCGGCATGAGTGGTGAGCTATCTCAAAAACAAACTACAGTAATATAATTCGTCTGATACGCACGAAAAGATATTTTTAAGCTCGGTTTACAACTACGTGTCCAGAACTCCAGGAAAGAAACAAAATTAAACAGCAATACGACTCGTGTGTGTGCAAAAAATCGAAGTACGATGCGATCCATAGATAAAAATTGCATTCATCTGCTTAGAAACATGTTGCTCTACATATTGTTCGCACAACTACTATTATTAGCCTTCTAGCtttgagtactactagtagtatatGTTGTAGGTAAGATGGCCAGAGTAAAAAATGCTTTGATCTCAGTCAATCCATACCATCTTCGTGTCGTGCGCAAGACCCGTGCATCGAACTAACCATGGAACAAACTCACAGATGGTTGCACAGCGACCAGCCTCGACCATAAATAGATGATCACCGCCGAGCGTCTCTAAGCCCCACCCAAGACTCTCAAGCCAAGCTCACTAATCCTACGTACTACGTGCTTAGTCCTCCCGATCGAAGCTCAAGCTACAATGGCGTCGTCCAACAAGGTCTGCGCCGCGGCCCTCCTCCTGCTGCTGGCCACCGTCGTCGCCACGGAGACCGACGCGGCGAAGGACATCATCGCGTCGGAGCCCACCGTCACCCCGTGGCCGGCGGAGGTGGACGTGTCGGCGACGTGCATGGGGTCGCTGCTGGCGCTGAGCCCGTGCCTGCCCTTCTTCAGGGACGCGGGCACGTCGGAGGCGCCGGCGGGGTGCTGCGAGGGCCTGGGCGGCATCGTCCAAGACCAGCCGGCGTGCCTGTGCCACATCTTCAACCGCACCCTGGAGCGGGCCATCGGCGTCGACATCCCCGTCGACCGCGCGCTCGGCCTCCTCAGCAACGTCTGCGGCCTCACACCGCCGGAGGACCTCATGACCAGCTGCGACGGCGTCGCCGTGCCGCCGCTGTACATGTGCCCGGCGCCGTCGGCCTGATATCTATCGATCTATCCAGGTGACCAAACCGGCCGTATGATCACTGGGAGCTTCGGCTACGCGTGCTTTTACAGTTTTACTCTTACGTGTAGCTAGGGTTCTAGTTAATTCACTGTTTTTTCTCATCATAATATCGTGCAGGTGCAGGAGGAGATGCGTGAGTAAAATAATGATCGAGACCACATGAGAAGGCTCCTAACGGCCGAAGATCATCGATCAGCTGCAGCCCCTCTTCGAATTGGAAGTTGAAGAAGGATGCATACGGATGCAACTTATAGATACTCCATGTTACCAGTTAGATTTTCGGATTAACAACACATGGAACGGATACAAATAGGAATGGCATTATGGCACACTGTGGCTACAGATGTATGTACAGCGTCTCTCTCCGCGCATATAAcgataaataaatagaaaaagatGGGTTTGTCTAGACTATGTGACTCAATCAAACATAAAAACGAAAACAAAAAAATACCCGCATGGATCCAGGGCGCAATGTACGTCATCGTCGACGCTTCCGACATGGCTTCTACCTACAGCATGGTCTAGTCCTGCAACCCACTTGCCGATCCTTTTTAGGCGCTTAAGGTGGGGGTACCTTGATTCAATCAGGTCTTCAGTAGTGGTCGTGTAACGGTGGTGGCCTTTTCCCATCCTCTCTTGTGGTTGCTGTTTTCTCTCCTACCTATCAATGAAAAGATAAGCAATCTTTGTGTATTCACGAAAAAAAAATGTCTCATAGATTATTTTGATTCCTAAAAAGGACAGTCCCCTCACTGCCAATGACTTCAGCACTATTTCTCGGTTGAATTGCTCCATCAAGATAATCAGAAAGCTTTAGCTAACAAACTGCAGCATGTCATCCTCAAGCTAGTGCATTTGAATCAATATGATTTTATTAACAGTGGGACTACTAAGGGTTGCGTGGCCTAGACCTTTGAATATTTGTATATATCAAAGCCATCACTCTAAAACTCAAGCCATGGTGCTTAAGCTTGACATTGAAAAAGACTTTTGGTCACACATGGATCCTCTAGGTGAGAACGATTTTCTCTTACACTTCTACTGTTTTCTTGAATGGAGTCccagggaaacgtttttttttcaagAGAGGTGTAAGGCAGTGGGACCCTCCATCCACTCTCCTTTTTGTCCTTGATATTGACTTACTACAATCTGTGCTCAATGAAGCCATGCAACACAAAATCATTCAAGATCCCATGTTGACCAACTCATGTCCTACATTTCCAACCATTCAATATGTTGATGGCACCATTTTGGTCATGCCCGCTGAATAAATGTAGCCGATGCAAGTAAAAAAACAATCGTTTATCCACTTTGCTGCTCACAATGGTGTGAAAGACAACTACTGTAAATCTATTTTGGTTCCTAATCATGTCCCTAATGAAATATATGATGATTTCTTCTCTAGGTTGTCAACAAGGAATTTTTTCCTTTCACTTACCTAGGTCTCCCTATGGGCACTTCAAAACTTTGCTTGTTAAATGGCTTGAGCTTCCTCTTGCTCAGAAATTTCCCGAGCTTCATTCTTCTGCCATAAATGAAACAGAATAAGTTGATGATTTTTTTGCTGATGGGGACTGGGCTGGTAATTTTCACTTATCCTTTTCAAATCAAGCCTTTGAGCAATATATTGAGCTGCAATCCCAGTGGACCATGAACAAAATGGCCCTGACAAAGATATCTAGAAATGTCCTTCAAGTAGTTGTGTTTATTCTCCCGTCAGCATGTACAAACACCTTATGTGCAAATATCAGACCCCCCTGACTCTTCAGGAATTTATTGAAgagcaaaagaaaactcaagcacAAAATATTTTTCTGGCTCATTCTACATGATAGATTAAATGCTAGAGCTTTGTAAAAAGGAAAGGCTTATTTATAAAATGACTGTTCCAGCAACTTATGCACTCAAGCTCCCGAAGAGACCAGAAATCACTTGTTTTGGGACTAATTTGTTATTTGTTAGCCAATCTAGCGCATGATCGGTCGGTCCATATATGGTGTTTATTTGGATCTttttttaggtttttctttttctttagttcCGATTCCATCAGTCACCTGTTTTTTTCTAGTTTCTTTcatagttttttatttttttgttttcttcctttttatttGGTCTTGGTAGGTTTTTCTTCCTTTTAATTGTTCTTCCCagtttcattttatttttcttctagACTTTAAAAAAATATTATTAGACATTAGAAAAGGCACATTCCTTGAGTGATAAGAAAATTTCCTCAAAATACACAATGAGCATTTCTTCacgaacatgatgaacatttttaatacacacAGTGAACCTTTTCCTGACATATGGTGATTTTTTTTTAATATGCGATCAGCATTCTTTGAATACATGAACATATTTTTTAGAATCATGTATTTAACATTAttcatgtaattttatttattatgACATTTTACAGAAAAAATAATAGTTTTTTATAATATAGCTGTATTattaaatatatatttatgtggTTATGAAAAATGAGAATTTTAGAAAACAATGAAgtaaaataaatattaaaaaagtAGTGAAATATATTTATGTAATTACGAAGAAACAATCATCTTTTAAAATGCGTTTTTTATggaaaataaaagaaaaccaaCATGAAAAATGGAGGAATGCAAAAAGGAAAAAAGCAAAGCAGAATAGCGCTCAAAGATGCCGACTGGACACTGGACAGGCCGATGTATAATGCAAGGGCATGTGCGTTTCCTCTCTTATCTGACGCAGCGAGCGTAAGATAGGAGGTCTCGTTTCAGCGGTAGGACCGCTAACAATAAACAGCTTGGGTTCTTTTTTCAGttataaacaaaaaacaaaacagctTGGTTTAGCATCGTTAGGGCATTTACAACGCCGGGCGCCAACGCAGGCGCTAGGATCTGATTCCTGGCCGTTATAACAAAATCCTGCCCGATTCCCTGATTTGTGCTAGCGCCGGAGCAAAGGTAGGCACCGGGTGCTAGCAGACCTTTACGTTAATTTTTTAGTTGGAGTAGCAGCCGTACGCTGCTGCTAGCGTTGGAGAatgagggccagttcttttgggcaattctcccagaattgaccccctccgcagcttctcccagaattgccacttgatattttttttataattcctagctaattagaccttaactagctaggaattgtaaaaaaaTATGAAGTGGCAATCCTGAGACTCCAGCATGGGCGCTAAATGTATTTTCTTTGCACTAAGCGCCTCCCCATTGGAGTTGCCCTTAAGCTACCACAACGAAAAGGTTGATTGCTTGTCCTGACGTCGCGGTCGGACCTCGGATTATTAGCCCGTCCATTGCTGGCCGGCCGGGAAAGGCACGCACGCAAGGCAAGCAAGCAGCACATCCGAACCAGATTGATGCGCGCCTGCCAGCCATATACAATGGCATTATAAATCGACGAACTCcatttcaaaaacaaaaaacatgagcCCGGCTCTACCATCTCGTCATCCTAATAATTTCCTATTCTCATGGATTGAGACGGAAGCATGGGACCAAAATGCTGCACCTCTTCTCTATTTGCTCACGGCGTTGATTCGAGTTTGTTAATGGAGACGCGGTACAGCGGCGGCCCCACGGTCACGGACGTGCGTCGGATTTATCAATCTTAAGCAATTCTGTGAGTGTGGCTTATTTATATTGGGGCACCAGCCAGCCACCAGGAGGAAAATGACATACAGAAACCGATGCAAAAGTGTCGAGCTTCGCCAAGTGTGCATGATCCGGGGTTACTACACACACAGCACAGGTCCAAGGCCGAGTCGTCGGAGACACGAGATTTTCCACGTCTTTTTGTTGGGAAACGGATTTTTTCCGATACGCCGTCTCCGTCGTACTACCGCCCGCCTCCCGCGTCCCCGGCTACTTCCACTAGGACGATGTACAAGCGCCACACCACCCACTGCGATCCTCACCCCACGAAAAGGATGACCCACCTGTCGGCGACCGTGTGCACACGACTCACCTGTGAGAATGGTCTCGTGAATCCTCGTGCCAGTACAAAGTGAGAGTAGTACTCTGCCCCACGAGAGGGAAAAAAAAGTTGTACTCCGGCCAGCGCGACCAACCGTGGGCAATATGATCTACCCGCGCCgcacgggcccacacgtcagccccTTCCAGCTTCCCGCCGCGGTATAAATCCCCTCCCTCCTCGGCCCCCCTCtcggccgccccgcccgccccaacgGTTCCCAGCGCGCCACACCAGAGCGCCAGAGCGCGGCACCGGCATGGCCATGGCCCCGGCCACCAGcccccgccacctcctcctcctcctgttcctCTGGCTCTGCGCGGCCGCCAGCACGGCCTGGGCGCATGGAGGCGGCGGGGACGCCGACTCCGGAgacgcggacggcggcggcgaggcgaagccGGACCTGCGGGCGCGGGGGCTGGTGGCGACGAAGCTGTGGTGCCTGGCGCTGGTGTTCGCGGGCACGCTGGCGGGGGGCGTGTCGCCCTACTTCATGCGGTGGAACGAGGCGTTCCTGGCGCTGGGCACGCAGTTCGCCGGCGGGGTCTTCCTCAGCACCGCCATGATGCACTTCCTCAGCGACGCCAACGAGACCTTCGGGGACCTCCTCCCCCACAGCGAGTACCCGTTCGCCTTCATGCTCGCCTGCGCCGGCTACGTCCTCACCATGCTCGCCGAGTGCGCCATCTCCTCCGTCGTCGCGCGCGGCCgcaccgcgcccgccgccgccgccgccccggcaacAAGCGCAGGTGAGTCGTGAGCGGCCCGGCAGCTCACGTGCTCTCCGCTGAAACTATACTTTACTTTTTACTATGTCCGTGCTGGCGCCCGGCGGCATAAAGGAGGCGGCTGGGCGTTGGGTTAAATGCAAATCTGCGTCCTATGCTACTGTTTGTCATGAAGAAATTTGCACCTATTACTTAATTCCTGATGATCTTGATGACATACCTAATGATCATAATCCGCTGTTAACAATTTCCAGGGGAGCTGGAGGAGGGCAAGCTGAGCAGCACGAATGGCAACGGCTCGGATCAACAAGCAGCTGTAAGTAGCTCAGCCTCCGGATTCAGTCTTAGTTTTCTTTTGCTTTGTGACAGTCAGGCTACCAAATTGCTTTCTGTACTACATATACTACTATTTCGTACACTTGTGTAACTTGGTGGTGTCGCGCAGGAGCAGGACGCGCACGGGCCGTCGGCGACGGGCCACTCGACGGCGTCGATGCTGCGGAACGCCAGCACCCTCGGCGACAGCATACTGCTCATCGCAGCGCTCTGCTTCCACTCCGTCTTCGAGGGCATCGCCATCGGAGTCGCCGGTAAGAGACAAGTGGGATAGGACGTCCTTGAATCGTCTAAAACTTTGACTTCCATCTTCCATGAGAAGAAGATATCTGCATCTCATGTCTCGACCACTGGTTTAGTAGGATTAGTAGCGTAGAATTGTAGATGCTTGCAAGTTGCAAGCATCAATCAACTCTGAAACTGACATGCTCTAGTTCATATCCAGCTTCGTCTCAGTCCAGTCATTGTCACGCATACTTTTCCTCGTTCCAGCCTTTGAATCAACAGATGCTCGCAGCTTCCTCTTTCGTCCGTCGACGTCCACTTCAATCAGCATTTCAGATTCCGTCAAAATTAACCAGAAAAATATAAAGTCCTGATAATCAATCTTGAATCTTCCTACAGCACTGATCAACATTGGCATTGCAGAGACGAAGGCGGACGCGTGGAAGGCGCTGTGGACGATCAGCCTGCACAAGGTGTTCGCGGCGGTGGCCATGGGCATCGCGCTGCTCCGGATGCTGCCCAACCGGCCGCTGCTCTCCTGCTTCGCCTacgccttcgccttcgccgtctccAGCCCCATCGGCGTCGCCGTCGGcatcgccatcgacgccaccacgcaGGGCGCCGTGGCCGACTGGATCTTCGCCGTCTCCATGGGCCTCGCCACCGGCATCTTCATCTACGTCTCCGTCAACCACCTCCTCTCCAAGGGGTACAAGCCCCAGCGGCCCGTCGCCGCCGACACGCCCCTCGGCCGCTGGCTCGCCGTCGTGCTCGGCGTCGGGGTCATCGCCGTCGTCATGATATGGGACACCTGAGCCTGATCCTGTGAACTTGCATTGTACGTGGGCTGGTTGGTTCATAGTAGTACTCCTATTTCATAGTGGAAGTATACTGGTAGCTTTAATGTAGGCTATTGCCTCATAGTACATGTGCTGTGATAAGAGCTGTTTACATAGATTAGTAAATTTCGCCGAGTCTCTTAAATACAGGCGAAAACACGCAACAAAATTGTGAAATTATCGTttactagtagagtgcccgtgcgttgccacgggctcttgaaaaaGTTTGCAGGAGTTACATGTTAAATTCCACACGTACAAACAATATAACAGAAACATAATTATTTAATAACTGAAGTCCATTTTTACAATGTAAattgataatataagaaaaattaACGACATATCCATGTAACAAACTGAGCGATGTTCCAACTAAACATCTATTACAAAACTAAtaatatctagatgatgcgcttaagaaattctttcacaatatccGGTAAGTTTCctttagcttcattcccacgatgttttagcaagtataacAAAAACTGATTCCTCAATTCATACCCATCCTGCATAAACGCATACatgtagttagtatgaaaattTCACGCTGAAGGTCTTAAAACATGTAACGGATAATACTCACCGCGCAAATCGGCTTGACCAAATCTTCaccgttccaccagagcataaaattaaaaacaaaatagccagacaAATTCCTGTAAAACTTTAAATTAACAATGTAAAGAATATAGTAATAACAAAAGTAAATGTTTTTGTTATGAATTCATTACCCATCTATACTCGTTGGAACACCGGACGGAAATAAACGTTGCCATTTAGATAGATCATAATTCCAACCAGGcagctttatttcgagtgcttctttgaaatcccttgcaAAAGTGCATGCCTCAATTTTTTCTCCTCTAacgattgtgatgtttgaataggatccataatatatagacgacgtgcctctttgtcgatgacgtacaagatgtatcggccgatggatgcatagggaagataaatctacaagtggaggtattagaaacaacaataaaccatgataacaatggacAAAatactttacttaccttgttgcacGATGAGATGTCGTTGTCCATCTCAGGCCAGctatcaaataatgttgccaacctctggatagtttccttctcgcaaaacttctgacctcgtgttgactctagcatcatgaactaaataaaaaaacaaatattttttcAACATGTTGATAGTAATGACACATAGAATTAAGAGTTAAGATGATttacacaaaatcgtagatccATGTAGTGCACAGGAGGGTCTGTGAACAATACTCCCTCGTCACATGCCAGCATACGCACGGCTGTGTTGAAGCAGTCATTGTCCATGGTCTGCTCCATGTTAAGTATGCACTGAAGTTTCTTAAGA encodes the following:
- the LOC123143640 gene encoding histone H3.2 — translated: MARTKQTARKSTGGKAPRKQLATKAARKSAPATGGVKKPHRFRPGTVALREIRKYQKSTELLIRKLPFQRLVREIAQDFKTDLRFQSSAVSALQEAAEAYLVGLFEDTNLCAIHAKRVTIMPKDIQLARRIRGERA
- the LOC123143639 gene encoding non-specific lipid-transfer protein C6, encoding MASSNKVCAAALLLLLATVVATETDAAKDIIASEPTVTPWPAEVDVSATCMGSLLALSPCLPFFRDAGTSEAPAGCCEGLGGIVQDQPACLCHIFNRTLERAIGVDIPVDRALGLLSNVCGLTPPEDLMTSCDGVAVPPLYMCPAPSA
- the LOC123143637 gene encoding zinc transporter 2 isoform X1, producing the protein MAMAPATSPRHLLLLLFLWLCAAASTAWAHGGGGDADSGDADGGGEAKPDLRARGLVATKLWCLALVFAGTLAGGVSPYFMRWNEAFLALGTQFAGGVFLSTAMMHFLSDANETFGDLLPHSEYPFAFMLACAGYVLTMLAECAISSVVARGRTAPAAAAAPATSAGELEEGKLSSTNGNGSDQQAAEQDAHGPSATGHSTASMLRNASTLGDSILLIAALCFHSVFEGIAIGVAETKADAWKALWTISLHKVFAAVAMGIALLRMLPNRPLLSCFAYAFAFAVSSPIGVAVGIAIDATTQGAVADWIFAVSMGLATGIFIYVSVNHLLSKGYKPQRPVAADTPLGRWLAVVLGVGVIAVVMIWDT
- the LOC123143637 gene encoding zinc transporter 2 isoform X2, producing MAMAPATSPRHLLLLLFLWLCAAASTAWAHGGGGDADSGDADGGGEAKPDLRARGLVATKLWCLALVFAGTLAGGVSPYFMRWNEAFLALGTQFAGGVFLSTAMMHFLSDANETFGDLLPHSEYPFAFMLACAGYVLTMLAECAISSVVARGRTAPAAAAAPATSAGELEEGKLSSTNGNGSDQQAADAHGPSATGHSTASMLRNASTLGDSILLIAALCFHSVFEGIAIGVAETKADAWKALWTISLHKVFAAVAMGIALLRMLPNRPLLSCFAYAFAFAVSSPIGVAVGIAIDATTQGAVADWIFAVSMGLATGIFIYVSVNHLLSKGYKPQRPVAADTPLGRWLAVVLGVGVIAVVMIWDT